TACATGACTCACGGAGGAACAACATTCGGTCATTGGGGCGGTGCAAACAACCCTGCATACTCGGCCATGTGTAGTTCTTATGATTACGATGCTCCAATTAATGAATCAGGAAATGTAACGCCAAAGTTCTGGCAGTTGCGCGAATTATTATCTAAATATGTAGCTCCGGGAGAAAAGCTTGCCGATGTTCCGGCTGCCAATCCGGTTATCGAGATACCTGAAATCAAGTTCGAGAAAGCAGCTCCGCTGTTCAGCAATCTGCCTGCACCGAAAACAAGTGTAGACATTCAGCCAATGGAGCAGTTCAATCAGGGATGGGGAACTATCTTGTACCGCACCACTTTGCCTAAAGTAAAAGCAGGTACCACATTGCTTATTACCGAAATGCACGATTGGGCACAGATCTTTGTCAATGGTAAACTGATTGGCCGCCTTGACCGCCGTCACGGTGAGAACAGCGTTACGCTTCCTGCATTGAATGCCGGAGCCAGACTGGATATTCTTGTTGAGGCTATGGGACGTGTAAACTTTGATAAGTCAATCCACGACCGTAAAGGTATCACCGAAAAGGTGGAATTGCTGTTGAATGGCAAAGCCACAAATCTGAAAAACTGGACCGTATACAACCTCCCGGTTGATTACAAGTTCGTTCAGGATAAGAAGTACACAGCTAAAGGCAAACAAACAACACCAGCTTATTATCGCGCTACCTTCAATCTGGAGAAAACAGGCGATACATTCCTTAACATGGAAACATGGGGTAAGGGAATGGTTTGGGTAAACGGACACGCCATGGGACGCTTCTGGGAGATTGGTCCACAGCAAACACTCTATATGCCGGGCTGCTGGTTAAAGAAGGGTGAGAATGAGATTATAGTTCTCGACCTCAAAGGCCCTAAGCAAGCTTCAATCAAAGGACTGAATGCACCTATCCTGGATATGCTTCGCGAGAAAGCCCCTGAAACTCACCGCAAATCCGGTCAGAAACTGGATCTTCAGAACGAAACACCAGCAGCACAAGGCGCATTTACCCTTCGTAACGGATGGCAGGAAGTGAAGTTCGATAAACAGGTAAAAGGCCGCTACTTCTGTCTGGAAGGACTTTCAGCATTCGATGGTTCAAACGTGGCATCTGTGGCCGAACTACATGTGTTGGGAGCCGACGGTCAGCCTCTTTCCCGCGAGAACTGGAAGATTCTTTATGCAGACAGCGAAGAAACAAGAAGCGGTAACCGCACAGCCGATAAGATTTTCGACCTGCAGGAATCTACTTTCTGGAGTGCGGTAGACAATGCAGCCTATCCGCATCAGGTAGTGATTGATCTTGGCAAAGAAGCCGTAGTAAGCGGTTTCAAGTATCTGCCTCGTGCCGAGAGTGGTTGTCCGGGCATGATTAAGGACTTTAAAGTGTATGTAAAGGCTGAAGCTTTTAAGTACTAAGCTAGAATTTTCTATATTTTAAGTAAAGAGCCAAACTTTTCCAAGTTTGGCTCTTTTTTAATTCTTTATTCCCAACTATCCTTTAAAATATCAAAACTACCTTTGCTCTGTTCATCTTTCTTTTTAAGAAAGATATTTTTTTATCATAGTTTCTTTCTAATAAGGAAACTTTTTATTAGTTTTGTACTTGTAAAAAAGAAACAATGGAACAATGAAAAGGAAAGAATTGCTTAAACAGTTAATAGTTACCTCTCAGGAGACTCTTTCTATGGAGGTGGAACAGAGGGGAGTAGAGCTGCCACTACATACCGGAAAGATTATAACGGTAACGGGTGTTCGCCGTTGTGGGAAATCATGCTTATTTACATTGGCAATTAAACAACTTTTGGCGGAAGGTGTGGATCGCAGGAAGATATTATTCCTTAATTTCGACGATGAACGTCTGCAGTTTGACAGAGAAGGATTCGATGAAATTCTTGATGCTTATCGGGAATTATATGCTGACATACCTATGAATGAAGTTTATATGTTTTTTGATGAGATACAAATGGCCGATTCTTGGGAGCAGTTTGTACGCCGGGTATACGATCAGGAAACTCGCAATTTGTTTATTACAGGGTCAAATTCTAAGATGCTTTCGTCTGAAATAGCCACTTCTTTACGTGGACGCACTCTTCAATTTGAAGTTTTTCCACTATCTTTTAAAGAATTTTGTATTTTTCGAAAGGTAGATACTAATTATTATGTAACAACAAACAGAGCCCCGTTACTCAATCTTTTTTATGATTATTTACGTTACGGAGCTTTTCCGGAAGTTGTAATGGGTGATAGCCGTTTTAGAGAGCAGATGTTGCAGGAGTATTTTTTTGTAATGCTGTATAAAGACCTTGTAGAACGATATAACATTCGTAATCCGGCACCCGTAAGGTATTTTATTAAGCGAATTCTGGCAAATATAACAAAGCCAACTTCGATTAATAAACTGTATAATGAACTGAAATCTCAGGGAGTTACTGTGGGGAAAAATACCCTTTACGAACTAATAGAACAGATAGAAGCTATTTATTTGTTATTGCCTTTGACCAAATATGATCCTTCGTTGGTGAAAGAGAATAGCGCCGATAATAAATATTATTGCATTGATAATGGATTAAGGGGGGCATTGCTTGCCTCTCATGGTGAGGATAATGGTGCTTTGCTCGAAAATTTGGTTTATCTTTATTTAAGAAGATATCTACCTTTTGGGCGTGGCTTGTTTTATTTTAAAGGCAAGCGTGAATGCGATTTTTTGATAACAGACAAGCAAGAAGTTTCATCTTTGATTCAAGTTTCATGGGATATTAGTGAGCCCGAAACCAAAAAAAGAGAGATAGATGGATTGCTCGAAGCAGCTACTGCTACTGGATGTAGTCGTTTACTGATTATCACCGCCGAGGCTGAAGAGGAAATAACTATTGGAAATATGAAAATAGAGATTTTGCCTGCATGGAAATGGATGCTGGAATCGCGTTAAGGGAATGATTAAAGACTTTAAAGTGTATGTAAAGGCAGAAGCTTTTAAGTACTAAGCTAGAATCAATATAATAACGCCTTCTTACAGGTTGCATCTTTTTATGAAGTGGCATTGTAAGAAGGCGTTGTATTATTAGGGTCAATATCTAATCATAATCAATATCAAAAGCTCAAATTTCATTCCAGAAATCTATTAGCTTGTCATATAAAAAGTCATGTGTCTTATTCTGATCTTCTTTAAGCATCTCAAAAGAAACAAATGTTTTGAACAGATGAACTTCATGACTTTCTTCTATTCCTAAAACAGCCCCGTGCATAGATGTTCCACATATTCCGTCAGCCGACAAGCGGGTGTTACGTGTTCTTCTTATTGTTGAGTTATATTTAAAATATTCCTTTATAACCTCTAATTTAGGAATAGATGTATCTTTTAAATACCGTTCTCTGTATCTGTCGAAGAAATGCGGTGAATAGATAGTAATACATAAACTATCATAATCAATAGTAGCAGCATAAATCCCCTCAGGTCTGTGATAATATAAAAAGTCCGATTCTATTGGTCCTAACTTAATATCTTTTTTACTTGTAGATACAAATGAGATAAAGTAGTTATTTTTTCTAGGACTAATATGCTCAGTAGGTTTAAAATGAAGAGGGAAATGTTTGGTTTGTATAATTGCTCTCCTGCATTTCAGAGTTTCGTATAAATACATCGTCTTTTTTTTAATACCCGGCAGATCGGCAATATACTCTTTTCTTATTTCTTCTTTCGTCATTGAATCTACTATCATAAAAGTGTTTTTCGTTTTTGATTATTTTTTTTATTTTTTCTAAGAGGCTGCAAAGAAAGGAATTTTTTTTAAATTAATAATGCTTTCCTTTGACAGATTTGGTAATATTGTTTGATGGTGCTATTCCCAGCATTCCTTCAAAACATCAAAAACCGGACATTCTTTCACGCGCTCCCAAGGATCAATAATGCCGTTATAATTCTTGTCCGGACTTAAATCCCGGTGCCCTACAACCCGGCTGCCGGGAAACTGTTTCAATAGCTTGCTTACCAATGCGTGGAGTGCTATTTGCTGTGGCAGGGTACGAGTATCGGCTGGTTTGCCGTTGGTGTCAAGTCCGCCTTCGTAGCACACGCCTATTGATTTGGCGTTGTACCCGCGCGCATGGGCGCCTACCTCGTCGAGTGGTCGCATGGGTTCCACCCGTCCGCTTTTGCGGATGTAGTAGTGATAGCCCCATGAGCTGAAGCCCATTACCTTGTGTGCCGCGTTAATATCCTGGGCTGTTATGTCTCTGTCGGCACGTGTTGCCGAACAATGAATCACTATCAAATTAATTTCTCTCATACTCTTTTCTGTTGTTTGCTTTGTTTTTACAAAAGCCGTTATTATTTATTCTGTTCTCTCAAATTCCGGCATCGCCTTGCATCGGTAATTGCCGTTATTTCTGAATTGGGGAAATGCCGTAAACTTGTTCGGCGGTTTCTGAAAATCAGAGCTTTGTATTGCATAATGCCGTAAAGTCTGATTTTAAGGAATGCCGTTATTTCTCTTTTTCAATATTCCGGCATCGCCTTGCATCGGTAATTGCCGTTATTTCTGAATTGGGAAAATGCCGTAAACTTGTTTGGTTATTTCTGACAATCAGAGCTTTATGCAGATTAATGCCGTAAAGTCTGAATTTAAGGAATGCCGTTATTTCTCTTTTTCAATATTGCGGCACTGCCTTGCATCGGTGGTTGCCGTTATTTCTGAATTGGGGAAATGCCGTAAACTTGTTTGGTCATTTCTGAAAATCAGAGTTTTATGCTGCTTAATGCCGTAAAGTCTGAATTTTATCGAGTGCCGTTATTTCACTTTAAACTGCAAAATGCGGGAAAACCTCTTTTTCAGAAGCCTTCCCCGCTTATTTTATTGCCTGTCTTTGCAGCCGGTTACTATACATTGCCCTTTTAGTGCGGTGTTTAGCTGGGCGTTGAGATTGATAATCTCCTGATACATCTGCCGTACCTTCTCTGAGAGGTCGAAATAATCCGTTTCAAACCTGGTGATTTGCTCCATCAGGTAGTCGAACTGACTTTTTACCAGATCGGTGAACTCCTGAACCTGCTTGGCGTCCTTCTTTTTCAGAAAAGGAAGCACCACCTGTAGTATATTTATTATGCCGTCTATGATTTTCATTTTTCCGTTTTTTTATTGATTTACTTAATTGGATGGAATAGGATAAAGCTTCGCTGCTTTGAGGCAATTTACCTTTCGCAGCGAACTCCTGAATCTGATTGGCATCTTTCCAACCTTTCACAGCGAACTTCTGAACCTGCCTGGCGTTCTTCTACCTTTCGCAGCGAAATGCTTTATCTAAGCTCCTTTGACTGACCCTGTTGGTCTATTGGCCATCTTGCTTTGCAGTGAGGTCACCAGGTTTGTCAACCGGGAACATCTTACCCTGAGTCTGGCAACCATCCTGCTTAGCTGTGAACGGCTTTCGCTTACACTCCGGTTTTAGGAGCAGCAACAACCTTTACCGGAAGCTTGGCTACTTGTGAGTAGGCCAGCGTTTTTTGCATGTTGGTGAGCAATTTGCCCGGACGGAAGGCGATTCTGGTACCACGGATCAGCGTAGAGGTGAACTCATCTTCCTTTTCCGCACCCTTGCTGCTCACTCCAATCTGGAAGCTGCCGAAGTTGCCCAGGCGCACAATCTGGCCCTTTGACAAGCTTTGCTTCATCGACTCGAGCACACTCTCAATTACTGCCGATACGTCTGCCTTGGTCACCGTACAACGCGCGTTTACATCTTCGCAAAGCGAATCAAAATCCATTTCGCCATAAGCCTGTGCGTGTGCGTAATACTTACCTGGTTCTGTGATTCTCGAAGGATTTTTTCTCATTACAACTGAATACTTTACACTCATCTTTTTTCTGTTTTTAATTGATTATTACTACTTGCTGATGGCCATCTCTTTCTTGTTAACCCTACAAAGATAGTTCACCGGAAAGGGGGCAGAACAGTAGAATGCATTGGGGTGAATTTGAGTGAATTATTTACACTTAGGAGTCATTTTACAGGCTTTTATTCTTTGATTATTGATTGAAAATTTGTAACTTTATGGAAATAAAATAAACAGATACTATGATAGAACTGGAAGAAGACTTTAAAATTCGTACGTACACCAAGGTAGAACTGGCAGGTTTGTATAATCCCGGCATGTGCATAAGCGGAGCGTTGCGTACACTGGCGCGGTGGATATCGGGCAACAGTGACCTTGTGACAGAACTTTCCCGCCTTAATTACAACCACCGGAACCGTATTTTTACACCAAAGCAGATAAGTGTTATTGTGGAGCATCTGGGCGAACCGTAGAAGAAAATGGAGTGATAACAAAATAAAAAAGATCAATGCACGTTACAAATAGGAATTAAGAATTACTAAGAAGATAAACCATATTGAAGCCTGGTTGTTTATTAACTGGTGAAGGTGTGGAATATGAATGATAACTAAAAACAAAATCAAATGAAGAAAGTATTTTTTGCTACAATGATTCTTGTACTCATGGTACTAGGTACCAGCGGACTACATGCGCAAACCGTGGAAACGAAGCTTAACCAGGTTGAGCTGCACAAAAAGTATTTAGGAACCTGGCGATCAGAGCATAAAGACACTATTGCCGTGGTTACATATACTCCTTACGCAAAGAATGGCATGCAGGCTACCTGCAAGGTTACTACTAAAGGAAAGATTATTTATCAGTGCCGCCAACTTTGGGCTTACGATAATAACAGCGACAAATTTATGGGCATGCATTTTGAAAAATCGCTTCCCGGTGTAAATCTTTATATGTGCGGGTTTACCTCTGGTGATCAGTGCGAAACCGTTCAACTCTTAATAAGCGATGCAGACCACGTTAAGAAGGGAAATGAGATGTGGAGAGAGGTATTCAAATCACGTGATATGTTTATACAAAATTACCTGGTAAACAATAAAACTGTATCTGTGCGTTCATTTATGCGTGTTAAATAGTGAAGCTAATGGTTTGTTAAACCAAAAAGAATCCGGTGCGGCACAATGCCATACCGGATTTTTTTCTTTCCTCACAAAAGCTTCTGCCAGCCGAAAGCACTGATTAAAGGTTACTTTGCCTGTTTCATCAGCCACTCCATGGGCGGCACATAGTCTTCAAACTTCGTCATACTGTTGTTGTGTGAGAAGTATACGTTGCCCGTTTCGCCGTTACGGTGCTTGGCAATGTTCAGCACCCCAAGTCCCTCGGTAGGGTAGCCGCTATCCTTGTCGGTAGGGATGTTGTAGAGCGCCGGGCGATAGAGCATCACCACAATGTCCGCATCCTGTTCTATGGCACCACTTTCGCGCAAGTCGCTCAGCTGTGGCTTTCCCCCGAAACGATTTTCCGCCTCACGGTTCAGCTGACTGAGCAAAATTACCGGACAGTTCATCTCTTTTGCCAGAAGCTTTGCCTTGCGGGCAGCAGCGGCAACCTCCTGCTCACGGTTGCGGTTCTCCTTCACGGTGCCTTTCATGTCGCTCAGCTGCAAGTAATCAATGAAGATAATGTCACACTTACCCCGGCTTTTCAGCATCCTTGCCTGAGCGCGGATATAGTCCATGCTCATTGACGGATTATCATCTATGATGATGGGCAGCTCAGCCAGAGACTCCGCCGTGGTGTACGCCTCGTTCCATTCCGCTTCGTCCGTTTGCCCCGTTCGCCATCGGTAAGGATTCACGTTACTCTCCATCAGGATAAGCCGGTCGCCCAGTCGTTCACCCTGCATTTCGATGCTGAAAAACACCGCATTCACGCCCGTCCTTGCCGCTATTCGGGCCAGGAAGAGGGTGAACATGGTTTTCCCCGTGGCGGGACGGGCAGCTATTATCACCAGATCGCCATTTTGCCACCCGCCCGTAATCTTGTTCAGGTCCGCGAGCCCCGTATCGGTGCCCGTTACCCCGTTTGCCGAATTCTCCATACGCTCTTTCGCCTGAGTAAGCGTGTCGTCCATCAGCACCTCCATGTTGCGCACATTGTCCGCCTTTACCGCATCCTTCTCCACCTGCGTGGCCAGCTCCTGAATGTCACAAACCACATCTGCCAGATCCACCGACATGTCCTGCGCCGTGCCCAGCAGATGGCTAAGTCCCTTAATTACCTGCCGTCGCAGGTAGAAGTCCTTCACAATGAGGCAATGGGTTCTAAGGTGCGCCGTGCTGGCCACCTGACTGCACAGCTTGGTGATGTAAAACGGACCGCCCACCTTCTCCAGCTCATTGTGGCGGCGCAGCTCATCGGCCACAGTGATAAGGTCAATGTTCCTCCGCTCGTTGTACATGCGCATCAGGGCGGCGAAGATAATGCGGTGATTATCATAGTAAAACATCTCCGGGCGAAGATACTGCACCACTTCGGGCATGGCTTTCACTTCAAGCATTGCGGCACCAAGTACCACTTCTTCGGTATCACAATCAAAAGGCAAGGCAATATTTTTTTCCATGTTGTTTTTCAGGTATTAAATTTATAATCGTTCGTTATAGAAACATTTCGCTTTCAGGTAATTCACAGCAGTTTTGTAGAACTGAGTGTTGTTTATCCGCCTACAATAAGGCTCAATTTTGCTTATGGCCAGCTCTTTTTCATCCTTTGTAAGACGCTTCCAGAGGATAATTGCCATGCCAATGTCGTTCGCCTCCAGTCCCGTTGTTCTGTGATACGCATCCCAAAACTGATAGAACTTCTGGTCTTTCCGGGCAATCTTCTCCGCTTTAGTGATTTCCGGAGCGCACACATCCTCTTCGGTCTTCTTCTTCGCGGTTTTCCGCTTACCCGTCAACACATCATAGTCAATCACCCGGACAAGCTTCACCCTGTACATCACGGGGATGATGGCAATTAGCTTCTCCTTCACCATTTTCCTGAAAAAGCAGCGAGTTTTGCCCACCGTCCAGTTAAACAATTTTGCCCACGAAGGATATGAAAGCAGCGATTCCCCACGCTTGCACATCATTTTGTGTCCGCTTATGGTAGCCTCATTATCTGCAAAATTTACCGTGGCCAGCACTGTGAGAAAAGCTTCGAGGTAAGATAAACTGGTGTCTCTATTGTTAAAATTATACGTAAGCAACTTTTTGGGTATAAGCACATAGCCACTGGTAAGTGCCCCGAAAGGCAGAACTTCATTTTCCATAAGTGTAATTTCAGTATTAAAATTTATAGTTGGCAAACTTTGTTGTTTGTTTTTCGTGGGGCAAAAGTAAGGGTAGATGCAATAGCCTCCAAATAGTTAATGTAGGATTCGACAGAAAAATCACATTTAAGCAATAAAATCACGTTTGTCACTTTTTTGCAGTTAGGTATAGGAGTCAAAAAGCTAGTTTATGTCTTAATTTTACGATATAAAAAAGTGCCGATCAAAGTGCCGATGCCCGGTGGCTGTAAGTGGCTGGATTATAGGAGGGTATAAAACTAATATATTTCTTTGGTGCCGATCAATGCGCGCCAAAGAAATATATTAGAATTAGATTTATATTAAAATATAAATCCTGTGGGTGTTATTTCTTTTAAGGAAAGAAATGCAGGTGTACAGAGGGTTAACAGTTGGTTTCGTGAGCTGCATTCCTTATTTTCTGAGCAGTGATCACAGCATCGTCCGGATAGCCCCAACGGTTTACTATCAGTGTAACCTGTTTTGGTTTAATAAATTCATTATCAGGAGAAAAGCCGATAGATATGAGCTGTCTATACAACTCTGTATCCTCTTTTAAAGCAGCAATAATCATTCGTTTGGCCAATTCGGCACGTGAGCAGTTGCGGAAATACATGCCAGCCAATTTGGTTAAACGGATACATCCTTTGAGCTGAAACTCATAAGCGCTTGTTGAAATAGTCATTAAGTCTTTTTTTTATTGTTATTAATTTAGTTTTGTTTAAAAGTAGAAACTTTATAAACGTCTGCAAATGTAAGTATATATATTCACTTTTAAAGCATAAATCCATTTTATTTTTAGCACTACTTCCTTCGGTATACGAAATTTTCAAGAAGCTTTTGCTATATACATAGA
This genomic interval from uncultured Bacteroides sp. contains the following:
- a CDS encoding HU family DNA-binding protein, with translation MSVKYSVVMRKNPSRITEPGKYYAHAQAYGEMDFDSLCEDVNARCTVTKADVSAVIESVLESMKQSLSKGQIVRLGNFGSFQIGVSSKGAEKEDEFTSTLIRGTRIAFRPGKLLTNMQKTLAYSQVAKLPVKVVAAPKTGV
- the dnaB gene encoding replicative DNA helicase; the protein is MEKNIALPFDCDTEEVVLGAAMLEVKAMPEVVQYLRPEMFYYDNHRIIFAALMRMYNERRNIDLITVADELRRHNELEKVGGPFYITKLCSQVASTAHLRTHCLIVKDFYLRRQVIKGLSHLLGTAQDMSVDLADVVCDIQELATQVEKDAVKADNVRNMEVLMDDTLTQAKERMENSANGVTGTDTGLADLNKITGGWQNGDLVIIAARPATGKTMFTLFLARIAARTGVNAVFFSIEMQGERLGDRLILMESNVNPYRWRTGQTDEAEWNEAYTTAESLAELPIIIDDNPSMSMDYIRAQARMLKSRGKCDIIFIDYLQLSDMKGTVKENRNREQEVAAAARKAKLLAKEMNCPVILLSQLNREAENRFGGKPQLSDLRESGAIEQDADIVVMLYRPALYNIPTDKDSGYPTEGLGVLNIAKHRNGETGNVYFSHNNSMTKFEDYVPPMEWLMKQAK
- a CDS encoding DUF4248 domain-containing protein, with amino-acid sequence MIELEEDFKIRTYTKVELAGLYNPGMCISGALRTLARWISGNSDLVTELSRLNYNHRNRIFTPKQISVIVEHLGEP
- a CDS encoding DUF4248 domain-containing protein, with the protein product MTISTSAYEFQLKGCIRLTKLAGMYFRNCSRAELAKRMIIAALKEDTELYRQLISIGFSPDNEFIKPKQVTLIVNRWGYPDDAVITAQKIRNAAHETNC
- a CDS encoding ATP-binding protein; translated protein: MKRKELLKQLIVTSQETLSMEVEQRGVELPLHTGKIITVTGVRRCGKSCLFTLAIKQLLAEGVDRRKILFLNFDDERLQFDREGFDEILDAYRELYADIPMNEVYMFFDEIQMADSWEQFVRRVYDQETRNLFITGSNSKMLSSEIATSLRGRTLQFEVFPLSFKEFCIFRKVDTNYYVTTNRAPLLNLFYDYLRYGAFPEVVMGDSRFREQMLQEYFFVMLYKDLVERYNIRNPAPVRYFIKRILANITKPTSINKLYNELKSQGVTVGKNTLYELIEQIEAIYLLLPLTKYDPSLVKENSADNKYYCIDNGLRGALLASHGEDNGALLENLVYLYLRRYLPFGRGLFYFKGKRECDFLITDKQEVSSLIQVSWDISEPETKKREIDGLLEAATATGCSRLLIITAEAEEEITIGNMKIEILPAWKWMLESR
- a CDS encoding N-acetylmuramoyl-L-alanine amidase; the protein is MREINLIVIHCSATRADRDITAQDINAAHKVMGFSSWGYHYYIRKSGRVEPMRPLDEVGAHARGYNAKSIGVCYEGGLDTNGKPADTRTLPQQIALHALVSKLLKQFPGSRVVGHRDLSPDKNYNGIIDPWERVKECPVFDVLKECWE
- a CDS encoding beta-galactosidase is translated as MFALSIAVCSTAQNQPSGGTFKAGKNTFLLNDKPFVIKAAEIHYPRVPDAYWEHRIEMCKSLGMNTLCLYVFWNLHEQNPDEFDFTGNKDIARFCRLAQKHGMYVIVRPGPYVCAEWEMGGLPWWLLKKKDVKLRTLDTYYMSRVRKFMKELGKQLADLQITRGGNIIMVQVENEYGSYGTDKPYVSAIRDIVRESGFTDVPLFQCDWSSNFTNNALDDLLWTMNFGTGANIESQFKKLKSLRPETPLMCSEFWSGWFDHWGRKHETRDGATMVAGLKDMLDQNISFSLYMTHGGTTFGHWGGANNPAYSAMCSSYDYDAPINESGNVTPKFWQLRELLSKYVAPGEKLADVPAANPVIEIPEIKFEKAAPLFSNLPAPKTSVDIQPMEQFNQGWGTILYRTTLPKVKAGTTLLITEMHDWAQIFVNGKLIGRLDRRHGENSVTLPALNAGARLDILVEAMGRVNFDKSIHDRKGITEKVELLLNGKATNLKNWTVYNLPVDYKFVQDKKYTAKGKQTTPAYYRATFNLEKTGDTFLNMETWGKGMVWVNGHAMGRFWEIGPQQTLYMPGCWLKKGENEIIVLDLKGPKQASIKGLNAPILDMLREKAPETHRKSGQKLDLQNETPAAQGAFTLRNGWQEVKFDKQVKGRYFCLEGLSAFDGSNVASVAELHVLGADGQPLSRENWKILYADSEETRSGNRTADKIFDLQESTFWSAVDNAAYPHQVVIDLGKEAVVSGFKYLPRAESGCPGMIKDFKVYVKAEAFKY